One genomic segment of Brevibacillus laterosporus LMG 15441 includes these proteins:
- the sigH gene encoding RNA polymerase sporulation sigma factor SigH: MSVDLKELKHTQYDLMSDEEVVELVRENDAEALEYLINKYKNFVRAKARSYFLIGADREDIVQEGMIGLYKSIRDFRGDKLTSFKAFAELCITRQIITAIKTATRQKHIPLNSYVSLDKPIYDEDSDRTLLDVICGTKVTDPEELFINREEFDDIEGKMSEILSDLERQVLMLYLDGRSYQQIAVELDRHVKSIDNALQRVKRKLERYLEGREVQL, encoded by the coding sequence GTGAGTGTTGATCTCAAGGAGTTGAAACATACTCAATATGATCTGATGTCCGACGAAGAAGTAGTAGAGTTAGTACGAGAGAACGATGCTGAGGCCCTAGAATACCTGATCAATAAGTACAAAAATTTCGTACGGGCCAAAGCTCGTTCTTATTTTTTGATCGGGGCGGACCGTGAAGATATTGTACAGGAGGGCATGATTGGCCTATACAAATCTATACGGGATTTCAGAGGGGACAAGCTCACTTCGTTTAAGGCATTTGCCGAGTTATGCATTACCCGTCAAATCATTACAGCGATAAAGACGGCAACAAGGCAGAAGCACATTCCTCTTAACTCTTACGTATCGTTGGACAAGCCCATCTATGATGAGGATTCGGATCGAACATTGCTTGACGTGATTTGTGGAACAAAGGTAACTGATCCTGAAGAGCTGTTTATTAATCGAGAAGAATTTGACGACATTGAAGGAAAAATGAGTGAAATTCTTAGCGATTTGGAACGTCAGGTACTGATGCTTTATCTGGACGGACGTTCCTATCAACAGATCGCAGTTGAGTTGGATCGCCATGTAAAGTCTATCGACAATGCATTGCAACGAGTGAAACGGAAGTTGGAACGATATCTAGAAGGTAGAGAAGTGCAACTGTAA
- the rplA gene encoding 50S ribosomal protein L1, giving the protein MPKHGKKYLEATKQIDKTKVYPVTEAIELVKNVASAKFDETVEAAFRLGVDPKRADQQIRGAVVLPHGTGKVQRVLVFARGEKAKEAEAAGADYVGDADMLAKIQGGWFEFDVIVATPDMMGEVGKLGRVLGPKGLMPNPKTGTVTFDVTKAVNEIKAGKIEYRVEKGGIIHAPIGKVSFDVQKLTENLAALTDALNRAKPAAAKGIYMKSVSISSTMGPGVRVDVK; this is encoded by the coding sequence ATGCCTAAGCATGGTAAAAAATATCTAGAAGCTACAAAGCAGATCGATAAGACTAAAGTTTATCCTGTAACTGAAGCGATCGAGCTAGTGAAAAACGTAGCTTCTGCTAAATTTGATGAAACAGTTGAGGCAGCATTCCGTTTGGGTGTAGATCCAAAACGTGCTGACCAACAAATTCGTGGTGCTGTTGTATTGCCACACGGTACTGGTAAAGTACAACGTGTTCTTGTATTTGCTAGAGGTGAAAAAGCGAAAGAAGCTGAAGCAGCTGGAGCAGATTATGTAGGCGATGCAGACATGCTTGCTAAAATCCAAGGTGGATGGTTTGAGTTCGACGTTATCGTTGCTACTCCAGACATGATGGGTGAAGTAGGTAAATTGGGTCGCGTATTAGGTCCTAAAGGTCTAATGCCAAACCCTAAAACTGGAACTGTAACATTTGATGTTACAAAAGCAGTTAATGAAATCAAAGCTGGTAAGATCGAATACCGTGTAGAAAAAGGTGGTATCATCCACGCTCCTATCGGTAAAGTATCCTTTGATGTTCAAAAACTAACTGAAAACCTTGCAGCTCTGACAGATGCGCTTAACCGTGCAAAACCAGCAGCAGCTAAAGGTATTTACATGAAGAGCGTATCTATCAGCTCCACTATGGGTCCTGGTGTACGCGTTGATGTAAAATAA
- the rplL gene encoding 50S ribosomal protein L7/L12, with protein sequence MNHEQILEAIKGMSVLELNDLVKAIEEEFGVTAAAPVAVMAGGAEAAAEQTEFTVNLVSGGASKINVIKVVREITGLGLKEAKDLVDNAPKALKEGVSKDEAEGMKAKLEEAGATVEVK encoded by the coding sequence ATGAATCATGAACAAATTTTAGAAGCTATTAAAGGTATGTCCGTTCTTGAATTGAACGATCTAGTAAAAGCAATCGAAGAAGAGTTTGGTGTAACTGCTGCAGCTCCTGTAGCTGTTATGGCTGGTGGCGCTGAAGCAGCTGCTGAGCAAACTGAGTTCACTGTTAACCTAGTTAGCGGCGGAGCTTCCAAAATCAACGTAATCAAAGTTGTTCGCGAAATCACTGGTCTTGGCTTGAAAGAAGCTAAAGACTTGGTAGATAACGCTCCTAAAGCTCTTAAAGAAGGCGTTTCTAAAGACGAAGCTGAAGGCATGAAAGCTAAGCTTGAAGAAGCAGGTGCAACTGTAGAAGTTAAGTAA
- the rpmG gene encoding 50S ribosomal protein L33: protein MMRVNITLACTDCGDRNYISTKNKRTNPERIEKKKYCSRDKKHTVHRETK, encoded by the coding sequence ATGATGCGAGTAAACATTACATTAGCGTGCACCGATTGCGGTGATCGTAACTATATCAGCACGAAGAACAAGCGTACGAACCCTGAGCGCATCGAAAAGAAGAAGTATTGCTCCCGTGATAAAAAGCACACAGTTCATCGTGAAACTAAATAA
- the rlmB gene encoding 23S rRNA (guanosine(2251)-2'-O)-methyltransferase RlmB: MNEEWILGKNPVIEALRSGRTINKIWMAEGANKNQMGPIFTLAKELGVVITTANRKKLDQLVNSDNHQGVIASVAAYDYVEIDDILAKAEERNEVPFVIILDELEDPHNLGSILRTADAVGAHGVIIPKRRSVSLTATVAKASAGAIEYVPVARVTNIVRAMEELKEKGFWIGGTDAAGKQDFREGDYTMPFALVIGSEGKGMSRLVRENCDFLYRLPMAGQVTSLNASVAAAILMYEVYRGRNPLLPRGK, translated from the coding sequence ATGAATGAAGAGTGGATTTTGGGTAAAAACCCTGTTATCGAAGCTTTGCGCTCGGGACGTACTATTAATAAGATATGGATGGCAGAAGGTGCTAATAAAAACCAAATGGGGCCTATCTTCACGCTAGCAAAGGAGCTTGGAGTGGTGATTACCACGGCTAACCGAAAGAAGCTGGATCAATTGGTTAACTCAGATAACCATCAAGGAGTTATTGCTTCAGTAGCGGCGTACGACTATGTGGAGATAGATGATATTTTGGCTAAGGCAGAAGAGAGAAATGAAGTACCTTTTGTCATTATTTTAGATGAGCTGGAAGATCCGCATAATTTAGGCTCGATTCTGCGAACTGCTGATGCGGTTGGAGCGCATGGCGTCATTATACCAAAACGCCGATCTGTTTCTTTGACAGCAACCGTTGCGAAAGCATCTGCTGGAGCGATTGAATATGTACCGGTTGCCCGTGTGACCAATATTGTACGTGCCATGGAGGAACTAAAGGAAAAAGGCTTCTGGATTGGTGGTACAGATGCGGCAGGAAAACAGGATTTCCGAGAAGGGGATTATACCATGCCGTTTGCTTTGGTAATTGGCAGTGAGGGGAAGGGAATGAGTCGTCTTGTACGCGAGAATTGCGACTTCCTTTACCGTTTACCGATGGCTGGACAAGTTACTTCGCTGAATGCTTCGGTTGCGGCGGCTATTCTAATGTATGAGGTATATCGAGGACGAAACCCACTCTTACCTAGAGGAAAATGA
- a CDS encoding NYN domain-containing protein, protein MAKRKSKQLLIVDGYNIIGAWPQLRVLKDQDQMDEARDILISQLAEYQSYSGIKVIVVFDAYKIPGIGKKQEDFKIEVYFTKKKETADEKIERLVHEFFEKNRQIYVATSDYTSQRVIFGQGALRKSARELLLEVENAQKEINQTVKETNEDQYFSRIPLNDEIAKIFEKWRRE, encoded by the coding sequence ATGGCTAAAAGAAAGAGCAAGCAACTGCTCATTGTAGATGGCTATAACATTATTGGGGCTTGGCCACAGTTGCGCGTCTTAAAGGATCAGGATCAGATGGATGAGGCGCGCGACATCCTCATTTCTCAATTAGCTGAATACCAAAGCTACTCAGGAATCAAAGTCATTGTAGTTTTTGATGCCTATAAAATACCGGGAATTGGAAAAAAGCAGGAAGATTTTAAGATTGAGGTTTATTTTACGAAGAAAAAAGAGACGGCTGACGAAAAAATTGAACGACTAGTTCATGAATTTTTCGAGAAAAATCGACAAATATATGTAGCTACATCCGACTATACCTCGCAGCGGGTCATTTTTGGACAGGGAGCTCTGCGGAAATCGGCACGAGAGCTGTTATTAGAAGTAGAAAATGCCCAAAAGGAAATTAATCAAACAGTAAAAGAAACAAATGAAGACCAGTATTTTTCACGGATTCCGTTAAATGATGAAATAGCGAAAATCTTCGAAAAATGGAGAAGAGAGTAA
- a CDS encoding Mini-ribonuclease 3 yields the protein MIIERDTLARDPKLINPLVLAYLGDATYAHYVRCHLITQGIAKPNLLHKTANRYVAAKAQATILHHLLPSLTEEEMAQVKRGRNAKSGSSAKNANIVDYRHATAFEALIGYLYLNGEDKRLQEIIQQAFAIVEGE from the coding sequence ATGATAATAGAAAGAGATACACTAGCCCGTGATCCTAAGCTTATTAATCCGCTAGTGCTCGCCTATTTAGGGGATGCTACGTACGCTCATTACGTGCGCTGTCATTTGATAACGCAAGGGATTGCAAAACCAAATCTGCTGCATAAAACGGCAAACCGCTATGTGGCTGCAAAAGCGCAGGCGACTATCCTGCACCATCTCCTTCCTTCTTTGACGGAGGAGGAGATGGCGCAAGTAAAGCGGGGAAGAAATGCTAAATCGGGATCGAGTGCCAAGAATGCTAACATTGTTGATTATCGGCATGCTACAGCATTTGAAGCCTTGATCGGTTATTTATATTTGAATGGTGAAGACAAGCGATTGCAGGAGATTATTCAACAAGCGTTTGCGATCGTGGAAGGAGAATAA
- a CDS encoding class I SAM-dependent methyltransferase, with the protein MSDHYYTNRPQSAHEEVEFDFELRGKTYHFTTDSGVFSRERIDFGSVLLIETMQFSERARVLDVGCGYGPIGFAAASIANKGLVTMIDINERAVALAKRNAERNGVSNVEIMASDLYEQVEGREFDVILTNPPIRAGKETVHHIFTEGYKLLAPDGEMWVVIQKKQGAPSAIKKLEEYFREVETVEKSKGYFIIRAKK; encoded by the coding sequence ATGAGTGATCATTATTACACAAACCGACCACAATCGGCACATGAGGAAGTTGAATTTGATTTTGAGCTGCGTGGAAAAACCTATCACTTTACTACCGATAGTGGTGTTTTTTCTCGGGAACGAATTGATTTTGGGAGCGTGCTCTTAATAGAAACCATGCAGTTTTCGGAACGTGCACGCGTTCTTGATGTAGGCTGTGGCTACGGTCCGATAGGTTTTGCAGCTGCATCGATAGCTAACAAGGGTCTCGTTACCATGATTGATATAAATGAACGAGCAGTAGCGCTTGCGAAACGGAATGCAGAGCGAAATGGTGTTTCCAATGTGGAGATTATGGCCAGTGACCTTTACGAACAAGTAGAGGGTAGAGAGTTTGATGTTATCTTAACCAATCCTCCCATCCGAGCTGGAAAAGAGACGGTGCATCACATTTTCACGGAAGGCTATAAGCTTTTAGCGCCTGATGGTGAGATGTGGGTTGTTATTCAAAAAAAGCAAGGCGCACCATCTGCAATTAAAAAATTAGAAGAATATTTTCGAGAGGTAGAAACTGTCGAAAAAAGCAAGGGTTATTTTATCATTCGAGCAAAAAAATGA
- the secE gene encoding preprotein translocase subunit SecE, with protein sequence MNIFSRTGSFLKDVVSELKKVRWPNRKELVSYTTVVVLAITFLAVFMFVVDFGISELIGLIIKK encoded by the coding sequence ATGAATATCTTTTCCAGAACAGGTTCGTTTTTAAAAGATGTTGTCTCTGAATTGAAAAAAGTCCGCTGGCCGAATCGCAAAGAGCTGGTTAGCTATACAACAGTCGTTGTGCTTGCGATTACGTTCTTAGCGGTATTTATGTTTGTGGTGGACTTTGGAATTTCAGAGCTAATCGGTCTTATTATTAAGAAGTAG
- the rplJ gene encoding 50S ribosomal protein L10, whose translation MAEIRPTVIREEKAQVISEIATKLRESQTTVVADYRGLTVAQVTELRKQLREAGVEFKVYKNTLARLATAQENLSDLDQYLLGPNVIAFSKDDVIAPAKIIADFAKKNEALEIKGGVIEGKVVGDAEIKALAALPSREGLLSMLLSVLQAPVRNFALAVKAVSEQKEGQGA comes from the coding sequence ATGGCAGAAATTCGTCCAACTGTTATCCGTGAAGAGAAAGCACAAGTTATCAGCGAAATCGCTACTAAGTTACGCGAAAGCCAAACAACTGTAGTAGCTGACTATCGTGGTCTTACAGTTGCTCAGGTAACTGAACTTCGTAAACAATTGCGTGAAGCTGGCGTTGAATTTAAAGTATACAAAAATACTTTGGCTCGTTTAGCTACAGCTCAAGAAAACTTGAGCGATTTGGACCAATACCTTTTGGGACCAAACGTAATTGCTTTCTCCAAAGATGACGTGATTGCTCCTGCGAAGATCATCGCTGACTTCGCAAAGAAAAATGAAGCACTTGAAATCAAAGGTGGAGTTATTGAAGGTAAAGTAGTAGGCGATGCTGAAATCAAAGCACTTGCTGCACTACCATCTCGCGAAGGCTTGTTGTCTATGCTTCTCAGCGTACTACAAGCACCAGTTCGCAACTTCGCGCTTGCGGTTAAAGCTGTTTCCGAACAAAAAGAAGGCCAGGGTGCCTAA
- the cysS gene encoding cysteine--tRNA ligase codes for MSIRLYNTMSREKETFVPLEEGKVKMYVCGPTVYNYIHIGNARPAIVFDTLRRYLAYKGYEVTFVQNITDVDDKLIRKANEEQTTVAELADRYTVAYNQDLQGVNVLPPDIQPRVMNTIPEIISFIEGLIEKGFAYESEGDVYFRTNRFNEYGKLSHQPLDDLQAGARIEVNEKKENPLDFALWKAAKPQEISWESPWGAGRPGWHIECSAMALRFLGESIDIHAGGTDLTFPHHENEIAQSECFTGKPFARYWMHNAMLNIDNEKMSKSLGNFLLARDLIAKYTGQLIRFFMLSGHYRSPINFSDEMLEQAANGLDRIKNAYVNLGHRLNTAREEEPNGLAQEQAQLIESLRKRFEEEMDDDLNTANGITVLFDIAKEANLYTRHDNVGATEIKAYRQLLEELSSVLGLILQEEATLLDEEIELLIAERTEARKARNFARSDEIRDQLQEMGIILEDTPQGIRWRRK; via the coding sequence ATGAGCATACGCTTATATAACACGATGTCACGCGAAAAAGAGACCTTTGTCCCGTTAGAGGAAGGCAAAGTGAAAATGTATGTTTGCGGCCCAACCGTTTATAATTATATTCATATAGGAAATGCGCGTCCTGCCATCGTATTTGATACATTGCGCCGCTATTTGGCATACAAAGGCTATGAGGTTACATTTGTACAAAATATCACCGATGTAGATGACAAACTCATTCGCAAAGCAAATGAAGAGCAGACAACAGTGGCCGAATTGGCTGACCGCTATACGGTAGCATATAATCAGGATCTACAGGGAGTAAATGTCCTGCCACCTGATATTCAACCGCGAGTTATGAATACGATTCCGGAAATTATTTCCTTTATTGAAGGGTTAATTGAAAAAGGGTTTGCCTACGAGAGTGAGGGCGATGTCTATTTCCGCACTAATCGCTTTAACGAGTATGGCAAACTATCTCATCAGCCCCTAGATGATTTGCAAGCAGGGGCACGAATTGAAGTAAATGAAAAGAAAGAGAACCCGCTTGACTTTGCCTTGTGGAAAGCGGCTAAGCCTCAAGAAATTTCTTGGGAGAGCCCTTGGGGAGCGGGTCGTCCTGGCTGGCATATTGAGTGCTCTGCGATGGCCCTTCGCTTCTTAGGAGAGTCCATTGATATTCATGCAGGTGGAACAGATCTTACTTTCCCTCACCATGAAAATGAAATTGCACAGTCAGAGTGCTTTACAGGCAAACCGTTCGCTCGATACTGGATGCATAACGCAATGCTGAATATCGACAACGAAAAGATGTCTAAGTCCTTGGGCAATTTTTTATTAGCACGCGACCTGATTGCAAAATACACTGGTCAACTCATTCGCTTTTTCATGCTAAGCGGTCATTATCGCAGTCCGATTAATTTTAGCGATGAAATGCTGGAGCAAGCAGCTAATGGATTAGATCGGATTAAAAATGCATATGTAAATCTGGGGCATCGTCTCAATACGGCGCGCGAGGAAGAGCCAAATGGCTTAGCACAGGAGCAAGCGCAGTTAATTGAGAGCTTGCGTAAGCGTTTTGAGGAAGAGATGGATGACGATTTAAATACTGCTAATGGAATTACGGTATTGTTTGACATCGCCAAGGAAGCTAATCTATATACGCGTCATGATAACGTAGGGGCTACGGAAATCAAGGCTTACCGTCAGTTGCTAGAAGAGCTAAGTTCTGTATTAGGGTTAATTTTGCAGGAAGAGGCTACTTTACTAGATGAAGAGATTGAGCTTTTAATAGCAGAACGCACAGAAGCTCGAAAGGCTCGAAACTTTGCTCGTTCTGATGAAATCCGCGATCAACTACAAGAGATGGGAATTATCCTTGAAGATACACCACAGGGTATTCGCTGGCGTCGAAAATAA
- the rplK gene encoding 50S ribosomal protein L11 produces the protein MAKKVIRVIKLQIPAGKANPAPPVGPALGQAGVNIMGFCKEFNARTESEAGMIIPVEITVFEDRSFTFITKTPPAAVLLKKAAGIESGSGVPNKTKVATLKRDKVRDIAILKQPDLNAASVEAAMRMVEGTARSMGIVIED, from the coding sequence GTGGCTAAGAAGGTAATCCGCGTAATTAAACTACAAATTCCAGCAGGTAAGGCAAACCCTGCACCTCCAGTAGGTCCGGCACTCGGTCAAGCTGGGGTTAATATCATGGGCTTCTGTAAAGAATTTAACGCTCGTACAGAGAGTGAAGCAGGAATGATCATTCCAGTAGAAATTACTGTATTTGAAGATCGTTCTTTCACATTCATTACAAAAACTCCACCGGCAGCAGTTTTGTTGAAAAAAGCAGCAGGAATCGAGTCTGGTTCTGGCGTGCCTAACAAAACAAAAGTTGCTACTTTGAAACGTGATAAAGTTCGTGATATCGCGATCTTGAAACAACCGGATCTAAACGCAGCTTCTGTTGAAGCAGCTATGCGTATGGTTGAAGGTACTGCCCGTTCTATGGGTATCGTAATCGAAGACTAA
- the nusG gene encoding transcription termination/antitermination protein NusG codes for MEKAWYVVHTYSGYENKVKANLEKRVESMGMEDKIFRVLVPTEEEVENKDGKKRTVTKKVFPGYVLVEMVMTDDSWYVVRNTPGVTGFVGSTGAGSKPTALLPEEADTILKTMGFEAPKVRIDFDLRDMVTVKDGPFTGRDGEIIEILADKQKIRVLLDIFGRETPVELDYTQVEKMD; via the coding sequence ATGGAAAAAGCGTGGTATGTCGTTCATACTTACTCTGGGTATGAAAACAAGGTTAAAGCGAATCTGGAAAAACGTGTTGAGTCTATGGGCATGGAAGACAAAATCTTTCGGGTGCTTGTTCCTACTGAGGAAGAAGTAGAGAATAAAGACGGTAAAAAACGCACAGTTACCAAAAAGGTATTTCCTGGATACGTGCTTGTTGAAATGGTTATGACGGACGATTCATGGTATGTCGTGCGGAATACCCCAGGGGTCACGGGTTTTGTCGGATCCACTGGAGCTGGTTCCAAACCAACAGCGTTGCTTCCTGAAGAAGCGGATACAATTCTCAAAACAATGGGATTTGAAGCGCCGAAAGTTAGGATCGATTTTGATCTTCGCGACATGGTTACTGTAAAGGATGGTCCTTTCACAGGTCGTGATGGAGAAATCATTGAAATTCTGGCCGACAAACAAAAAATTCGCGTGCTATTGGATATTTTCGGTCGCGAGACACCAGTTGAATTAGATTATACACAAGTTGAAAAAATGGATTAA
- the cysE gene encoding serine O-acetyltransferase, translated as MFARMKEDIQIVFERDPAARSTWEVVLTYAGLHAIWGHRVANSLWKRGWKTSARFVSQITRFFTGIEIHPGATIGRRMFIDHGAGVVIGETCEIGDDVTIYQGVTLGGTGKEKGKRHPTVGNNVIIASGAKVLGSFKIGDYSKIGAGSVVLQPVPSHSTVVGIPGRIKVQNGQKVECDLDHVNLPDPILEMIRDMQKEIAQLKVELDQVKKEKSNNEHTLI; from the coding sequence ATGTTTGCTAGGATGAAGGAAGACATACAGATCGTGTTTGAGCGTGACCCTGCTGCACGGAGTACGTGGGAAGTGGTGCTAACTTATGCAGGGCTTCATGCCATTTGGGGACACCGAGTGGCGAATAGCTTATGGAAAAGAGGATGGAAAACCTCAGCTCGTTTCGTTTCTCAAATCACGCGCTTTTTTACAGGAATCGAGATACATCCAGGAGCAACGATTGGTCGGAGAATGTTTATTGACCATGGAGCCGGTGTTGTAATTGGGGAAACTTGTGAGATTGGCGATGATGTAACCATATATCAAGGGGTTACCCTTGGAGGCACAGGGAAAGAAAAAGGAAAGCGTCATCCGACGGTAGGAAACAATGTTATTATTGCCTCCGGAGCAAAGGTGCTCGGTTCATTTAAAATTGGAGATTACTCTAAAATTGGAGCGGGCTCTGTCGTCCTCCAGCCTGTACCTTCCCACTCAACAGTAGTTGGGATTCCGGGCCGTATTAAGGTGCAAAATGGTCAAAAGGTAGAATGTGATTTGGACCATGTTAATTTACCAGACCCGATATTAGAAATGATTCGGGATATGCAAAAGGAAATTGCTCAATTAAAGGTGGAGCTTGATCAAGTTAAAAAGGAGAAATCAAATAATGAGCATACGCTTATATAA